The nucleotide window taaataaagcacaTATCACCATAATGAACACTATGTTGACATTGAGTTTTGGCAGTTCCCATTACATTTCAGAATTGGGCATGAAGATGATCACACTAGGCAATTAAGCACTTCTGTCTGTAAGTTTCAAACATTTCAGAAAAACAATGATGTTCACATCCATGGTAGGAACACAGAACTCTGGACAGGCAAACTGATAGGTGACAGCTCTGGTCTCTTGGtgctattgtaggcctactattaaaatgtatttagaGTGTTTGGTTTGGTTATTCAGAAGTCTCTGTAAATCTTGGTGAGGAAAATGGCTCTATGATATTTAATGTTGTGAAAATGTTTATGAAATGgtactaaataaaaaatatactttttgCTGTGGATTCAGGCCTTATTTGTCTTCATTTGCAAAACATGTCAGTATAGATAAAGTTTAGcttgaacatacagtatgttgtgaTTAATTCTCATGGCCAGCACCCAGTTGTTTGAAATTGGGTACAATTTCAACCTGTGACTTTCTTTCACATTCTTAATtagaaacataaacacatttgtCATTGCAAAAACCTTAGTAAGATGTATGTGACATCTATAGGTTATTTCTGTCTGACTTGTTTGCTCTGGTTTCAGTGAAACGTCTCACAGGCATGTGCAAACAGACAGATGGCATGACCTTACGTGACCCCTTTAATTTAGGTCACCTTGTTCACAAAGTGATCTCTTCTGTGACACCCTACCTGTACAACTGTAGGTTAGGTTCCATTATGTTTGCTTCtctaaaacagacaaaaacaaagccAAGTTTCTCTTCAATGGACAACAGGCTTCCCAATTTTGCTTTCCTCGCAACCATCAGAGATCAGTGAATCAGTTCACAGCTTGTGGTCTTCTCTGCCATTTTTTCCCGTGTTATGTGAATGATTTCCCAGTACTTCTACTACCagcattttctgttttgggggcTTCAGAATGATTACAGGTGATTGGTGGATAAAGTTGTTGAGAATTCCAAGGAGGATGGATACTCACACGTTGTCACACCCCTTCCAAAAACATTTGTTTATATGGTAACATAGTATTGTTTATATGGTAACAGTATTGTTGCATTTGGATTTAAAATCAAATGGATAGCAATACTTATAACATAGTGTGTATAGTATAGACGTATGTGATATATTGCAAGTAAGTAGCCTAAGTTTGGTGAGCATGTTCTGCTAGTTTCCGCTTTCCGGTTGGGTCTCTAGAGGAGATTTTTATTCTCCGACTTTATGTGATGTCTTAAGATTACAAGCTGTTGTATTGGCAAAGATAGGCTAAAGTGTTAAAtacaggggtgccaataattgtggcatgcatttaaaaaaaaaaaatatctattTATTAACTTTATAAGGTATTTCTGAGTCTCAGAATACATGTGCTTTCCTTCAAGATTGGATTTCTCATTGTTTTCACTGTGAGACCAAGAGCAGTTGATATGGATACTTTACCCCCAATTCAGAACTCAGAAGATAATAATAAGTTTTTTGAATTTCCCCatcgggatcaataaagtatctatctatctatctatctatctatctatctatctatctatctaagtacTATGCTGAGCCTGACACGGAGTTCTAGCATTGCATGTCAAAACAGTGCATGAAGTGGGTTACACATCTAGGCAAGGATTCTTTTCAGCGATTTCCAAACATTTTGGGAAAACAATCGCGTTAATGTAGGGACACCGAACTGTGTACATGCATACTGTTTAAGCAGAGGCCATAAACAAAAATGGGGACTTCTTGTGGTGCTATACTGTGTGCCTGGAAATAATGACTTCATTTCATCAAAATGTTCATGAAATAGTAGGAAATGCAAAAACATTGCAATACATCTCAGTATAGATAAAGTTAAACTTGTACTTACGTTGCAATCAATTTTTATGGAGCACCAAGTTGACTGAATTTGGGTACCATTTCAAACTGTGACTAGTTTTCACATTATTAATTagaaacatatacacatacacgttGTTACTCCTCCATTTGTCTTGTGCACTCTGGGTCACACAGAGGCACGTGCAAACAGACTGACACTGTGACCTTAACATGACCCATGCTATTAGTTTCATattgtttaatgcatttcaggATGTGACCAAGTAGCCTGGTTTATCCAGACCTTGTTTCACTTTGGAAAGAGAGTCTGCCTCTCACAATAGGGAAACGTTTCCAATCCTAGCATGAGTAGCATCGTAACGGGCATAGACTTTGTGTTAACTTTGAAGTCACTGGTTCAgtctaaccaatcacattgatcatgatcagggattcctaacgttacttcaTACATTGCCTAACATTTACAAATTGATAATAAACTGCACCACTACGGAAACAATGTATATAGGCCTTCGCTACACATAAATGAACACATTCTTCCAACTGTATTTTTGCAGTTGGAAGAATGTTTGCAGGCGATGCTGCTACCGTTTACCACAGCCACTCTTGATTTCGAAACTAACATCATCCCCTCTCATCGCTGGCTAGCCACCCTGATGGCTGAGGGAAATGATAGATGAAAATAAACAGATACTAGGTGGGTGGGGCCAGCGTAGTAACATGCAACCAACAGTTATTTTCATAATCGATTAATCTGTTGATTATTTTCTTAATCAATCAGTTGTTTGGATGATAAAATATTTATCACGATAATCAATTAATTGTTGCATCCCTAAGTGGCCCTCAAAGAGGGATTCAGTGTAAAGTATACCTCAACGTCTTTTCTGTGACACCCAGCCAGGCTTCAGATTGCCTAGATTGCCTAATGCTTGCTCCTGAACTGACATAAACAAAGCTGCATTCCTCTCTGATGGATAACAGGCTTCCCGTTAATGCTCATGCTCCCCCAACAACCGTTACTGACATAAATGAGGCAGCTCCCAGCTGTTGGtcattttattttgtgttgtgaaTGATTTCCCAATaagtgttttattttattttttttttggggggggggggggggcagagggcaATTTCTCAGGCTGAATGTTTTGCAGTGTGCTGAACACTCCTCTCCCTGTCCAGCTCAGAAATGACTTCCTCTGCTGCTCTGAGACCGCCTTGTCTCCTCCCCCTCACTCGGCTCCGTCTCCCTCCCCTCGGTATTTTGTTACCCTTGTGCGtgaaaatggagggagagaggtgagtgAGAGCTGCGTATTTGAAAGTTAAATTGTAACATCACAATATGGTGTGTTCACTGAGGTGAttattttgatgttttgaaTGATATTGAAGCTAGAGGAGGGTGTTCTGGGAGTAAACACTCAACCTTTCAACATTGTAGCGCTAGCGGAACATAAAGCTTGTGGGTTTCAGGTTGCTGTGTGTAGATGTCTTAGTCTTcatttgtctttgtttgttgtcaCACATGTCATCCCTTCTATCTTCTGATAgcactcttttacacacacacacccctcgttCTCAGGCATCTGTGCTTTCCCCACAGTACTGACTCAGAGAGGAAGGAAAATGGGGTGACTGAAGTTCAAACAGTGACAGGAGGAAACAAGCCGCTACATCGCTTTTTAGCAGGACAGCCAAGATACATTGGGGTCAGCTCAACAACATGCATGCAAACAGATGTGAAATGCTGGTGTAAATATTGTAGGTCTTTTCTAATGCTCTGTGTAAGCAGACTGTTTGAAAGCTGCAAGAGACTGTTTAGAAGGTGCAGGCAAGATGTACTGTACATTGCTGAACGACATGCATGTAAACAAATTTTGTCATTTGAATATTACATTGCATTTATCTTTCCGATGTTGAATTGAATAGATACAGTACCCTcaagaattattggcacctttagtaaagttgactgaaaacaggtataaaaataACGTAtgggtgatttattgtaatctcacaatgaaaacaatgaggagaAATCCGACCTTAAATGGAAGCAAATtcattctgagaaaaaggaaaatttcataaacaaataaatattttttagcaaaaccacgttgcccacaattattggcactcCTAGAAAATCTTATACAAAATATAACAGTCGCATCTTCCTATTTATATTGAACTTCTTTCAATTAATCAGAATTTAATCAAaactgtgaactttcagaagtagttcatgattttctttttcactaaatAAAGTCgcacagaggctaaatcccaATACTCAGTTTTCACTAAACTGTAAatagaaagaaagtgtgttgacattagTCATGGAATGGCTATAAAAACTAGGTACTTGGTTGAAAATGCCCATAGTTACAGTTAAAGcatagcctggctaacgccagaCCTAATCTCATTGAgatagggtctgggaactacttattaattttctcgtatttgagacGTAGTTTACAAATGCTCAGCGCCGTTTATCGGGCGCTACGAacgtctatcaaatgcgtctgtacgtatcTCATAGCCATTTTGGTGTGTCGCATAGACGTCGTCATCATCTTGCTGTCCCCTCTCCGTGTTGGAGGGTTACAGAAGAAGGTATCATCTAGAGGTCACcaagtgacctcactgctaatagattatttagagggcatggcAGGTAAAAGCCTTTTCcagtcatttcatttcaaatgtaaatggcaggagttactgaatgacacagtgactttgtctggaattGTGGTCtaattgtcagatgaaatgaaaattgtacTATTTGGCAAAAAACATGTGAGGTGGGTTTGGCGtagaagaatgactatactTAAAAAAGAACCCCACGCCttatgagaattatggtgggtGGAGGGGCTGAACCTCAAGAAAAACTGGAACATTTTCAatggaaatctgtcaatcttttagcctggctaacgtcagacctcatctcattgagatggtgtctgggaactagacattaattttctcgtatttgaaacatgttttacgaatgcccagagccgttgattgggcgctacgaatgtctatcaaatgcgtctgtacaaaGATCATAATGGTTTCTGTGTGTCGTCATcatcttgctgccctccctccgttctgtgattggctccttcgttgaggtgaaaacaaagtccatagaatccaggctgcctagcagcgtttATAAAATCGCGCACGTAAGGCAgtatgggaaaacccaggctatcgATCTCTGCCAAGACAATAAAAGTGAATCATtcattggatcattcatcagctCAATGAACCGAAACAATTGTCCAGATCAAAACTAAAATTGTTTACTGaaaacaaaatcaagcttctgcCATTACTATCTCAGTCTCCTGATCAAAAGTTGATAGAAAAACAACTGGGTGAGTCGAAGAGGAGAATGCACtagtgtggacctaggaatctggacgattTTATAAAGATGAATGGTCTTAAATCCTTTGGTTTGCATTCTCCAACTTTAGGATGTGtcaaaaaatatgtatttttttttatgagattttcctttttcacaTAGTAAATTTGCTTCCCCTCAAGGTTGGATGTATCCTTGTTGTTGTcctcattgtgagattacaataaatcaagATTATTTTTTGCAcccgtttttagtcaactttaccaaaggtggCCATAATTCTGGAGGGATGTAGCTCAGTCTGTTTGATTCTATGTGTCGGTCAGGGTTGGTTCATTCTCATGGTTCTGTTACATTCTCTCTGGACAGATTGCGATAATGTTCTTTGGCTGTAATGAGCTGATGCTGGGTCTCCCGCTGATTAGAGAGACCATAATGACCTCAGTGAGATTGTACACTCCTTTCTGGCAAGGCGCATTGGTAACTTTTCTTGATTACTCTTTTAATCAGTTTCATAAGTTTATGTGACTTTCGTGCTAATTTTAAGAAAACCTCTTAAATGTTGACATGACATTGATGGTGGCTGTATCCCTTTTGGTTCGCTCCCTCAGTTCATGATCTGTGGAAGTTTGTCAATTCACACTCACAGCTACCCATCCAAAAAGCTGGCAAGTACTCCTTGTGAATTTCAATCTTCAATCTTTCAAAGTTCAAGCCCTAAAAGTACAGTACATGTCATTATCAGGAATTTTATTTTAGCTACATAAGCATTTTGTTTGTAAAACAAATGCAGTTCgatcctctcatctctttcctGATCTCTTCTCCAGGTGACTGTGTGCTTGGCTATGTACATTGTCACAATACTAGGCGGTTGCTTTACACTTATTTTCAGACTGATTGCCATTACTGATATAAGTGGAATGTTATATTATACTTtcgatgatgatggtgatgatgcatATGTCCGCCTTGTGAGTATGAACATTTCCATAGATTATATTTTTATCCTTGTAAACACCCATGTTAATAGTCTTCACTTGTTTCATTGCATTACATTGCCACATGCTATTAATTGTTTCAAATTTTCAATTAAagttatattattttttattttaaaattatGTAGTGTTTACAATgaaagatctctctctctctctctttacctgtAGGCTCAGCTGAAAATCACTGAGGCTGTGTTATATACATCTACAATAGTTGTGATTATTCTCCTCATTTGTCTTTGCTGTTTTGCCAAACGATCCTTAAAGTCCTCCAACACACAGGTGAATCACTCCCCGAGTAACAAATGTAACCGACCTGGCAACTAGAATGTTGGGCCCTAATTCAAATGGGGAAAGTCCAAAGTCAGTCCTGAGCACAGGGTCTTGTGCATGAACTAAATCTATTGTATGGTGGCATGTGGGAGCATTGTACTTCTGACCCACCACATGTTGAGACTAGGATTTTCCTCATGGTGATACATTAGCAAATGTACTTTTCTTAGTTATTGTATTATTTTAAGTTAGATTTAATACATTGCACCTCCCTGTCATTTTAATAAGGACCCCTTATCTCTAAGGTTACACAGTTAGAACTATTTAATTAATGTCACATAGacagtctctctctgtgctcctgCATTGGTTTAATGCTTGGccatctctcctttcctccaggTCATCATGCGACAAGTTCTGATGGTCACCGACACAGAGACAGAATGAACAGAGTTACACAGTGGAAATGTTACCATTTTCTCAAAActaataactgattaatttcactGTAACCACACTAATGGACTCACTCTACTTGGTCATTATACCTCATACTGCAAAACAtgaattttatatatatataaaacataatttTTGATATATTACATACCTTATACACCAGTATACATTGGGACTACAGAGTAGGCTGTGGGCGTCTGACTAACAGCCTacattaatcttttttttttaagttgtaaCAACTAGATGCACCGcaaagcagtacaaaatatgatcgccgttcagtcctgcacattctcttcgcaaaaatgaaaaacccttgtcaatttgtctcctaCTCCTACACCATGTCAATCAATTAAGCCGCTATCTAGAAAACAGTAACAGGCTAAGTGACTGCCAACATGGTTTCCGCGCAAGACGGTCCACCATGTCTGCTTTACTACTTTACACTGAGGTAATTCATAACTCTCTCAATAGAAGACATATTACAtggagcatttttttttttattgattttcGTAAAGCATTCGACATAGTAGACCACCTGATTTTATTATACAAACTCCACTCTTTTAACCTATCGCCCTCAGTATTAGACATGATCTCCTCTTATTTAACTGACAGATCACAAGTTGTCAAAATTGACCATGCAATATCTCAGCCCTTGGAATGTGGTATGGGTGTCCCACAGGGAAGCATTCTGGGGCCTTTACTTTTTCTTTTACATATTAATGATATCCCAGCTGTGTGTAAAGCATGTTACAGTACATGCAAGGATGATTATGGGACCTCTCAATCTCTACTATACAGTAGATCTAATTTGAacattatgctactccatttaattgggaacgcatcttGAGTGcgcacgagagagagggagagagagagtggcagattCCACTGCCTTGTCATTGTTAATAATTGAGATCTCCTTTTTGATATAAAAAACCTTTTAAAGGAATTCATGAAGGCAAccggctgcactcactgtgatttggaacaCGGACAATAATATAAATAGTtgcctttgcctttgtgtaatggaattggtgagtcttgaagtcttcaataatttgtttctcttaaactaagcatttacatgaaacacatgatatgccgattgaaacgcattccactcagacAGGCTAGATGGCtacaggctcataattcacttttaattgcaaacaaaactagctagcatcatgttaGACCAATCTAGTCTTGGTCTCTCTGATGTCAAATCTTGTCTAGACATGTCTTTTATTGCCATAAGCAACTTTGAAGTAATCAAGTAAATAATTAGCATTTGAATAAACACAATGATCATTACACTGTTTACTTCTATTCTTGACACCAAAAAGCATTATTGTCACCAGGATGGATATCAATCTGACAACAAAGTTAATATCACTCTACTTAACAAtaattgttttctgtttgtgctCTAACATGAATTTTGATTACAATCTGGCCATTACAAGTCTACGGATTGAAGAAACACAGGACGAGTTGGAGTTATCCTTTATGTGCCAGCGTGTACTAAGATTTGCCAACAGAAATGACACAGAGgagttatcaagtgggcacccccTTCATCAGCGTTTCGTCGATTTAAGCCCACGACGCCTCCGGAAGGCTCGACGGTAACCCCAGGCGTCCCTGAAGTACCCCCCTCTGTGTCATTCCTGGCTGCCTCCTGATGCCCAGCCGGTGTCTTTATGCTTAAGCCAAAGCCATTGGCTACTCCCTTCAGCTGCCTCCGACAATGCCCTGATGGCATGGTGCAGGCTTTGGCCTCTTACTCCCAGGTTCTTGAGCAGCCTGGTGGTAGACGAAGCCACAAAGCCCCTGCATCCCACCTCCACAGGGTGCACCTCAGTCCTCCAACCATGCTGCTGTGCCTCTG belongs to Alosa sapidissima isolate fAloSap1 chromosome 20, fAloSap1.pri, whole genome shotgun sequence and includes:
- the LOC121694614 gene encoding membrane-spanning 4-domains subfamily A member 4D-like — encoded protein: MEGESTDSERKENGVTEVQTVTGGNKPLHRFLAGQPRYIGIAIMFFGCNELMLGLPLIRETIMTSVRLYTPFWQGALFMICGSLSIHTHSYPSKKLVTVCLAMYIVTILGGCFTLIFRLIAITDISGMLYYTFDDDGDDAYVRLAQLKITEAVLYTSTIVVIILLICLCCFAKRSLKSSNTQVIMRQVLMVTDTETE